From one Vibrio neonatus genomic stretch:
- the nrdD gene encoding anaerobic ribonucleoside-triphosphate reductase, translated as MKPVVLKRDGSLAPFAKDRIVAAIKSAGSDVDQSLSDYAEDVAEQVEGQLAGSQEVDIQQIQTLVENELMQGPYKGLARSYIEYRHDRDKAREKKSVLNQEIQGLIEQSNADLLNENANKDGKVIPTQRDLLAGIVAKHYAKTHILPRDIVQAHEQGDIHYHDLDYAPFFPMFNCMLIDLKGMLTHGFKMGNAEIDTPKSISTATAVTAQIIAQVASHIYGGTTINRIDEVLEPYVMSSYEKHLEVAQEWDIHDPKAFARSRTEKECYDAFQSLEYEVNTLHTANGQTPFVTFGFGLGSSWASKLIQTSILKNRIAGLGKNSKTAVFPKLVFGIKDGLNHKATDPNYDIKQLALECATKRMYPDILNYDKVVEVTGSFKTPMGCRSFLNVYEENGEMIHDGRNNLGVVSLNLPRIALQAQGSEERFYELLDEKLSTARRALETRITRLENVKARVAPILYMEGACGVRLKADDSVSEIFKNGRASISLGYIGVHETINALYGTEQHVFDAAELREKAVAVIAYLKRNVDAWTEETGYGFSLYGTPSENLCSRFCQIDTKEFGVIKGVTDKGYYTNSFHLDVEKKVNPYDKIDFEMPYPMISTGGFICYGEFPNMQRNVEALENVWDYAYTRVPYYGTNTPIDECYECGFNGEFECTSKGFTCPNCGNHDSAKVSVTRRVCGYLGSPDARPFNFGKQEEVKRRVKHL; from the coding sequence GTGAAACCAGTTGTTTTAAAAAGAGACGGTTCTCTTGCCCCTTTCGCCAAAGATCGCATCGTCGCGGCTATCAAAAGTGCAGGATCAGATGTTGATCAAAGCTTGTCTGATTATGCTGAAGACGTAGCAGAACAGGTTGAGGGACAACTGGCGGGTAGCCAAGAAGTGGATATCCAGCAAATCCAAACGTTAGTCGAAAATGAACTGATGCAGGGTCCATATAAAGGACTGGCTCGTTCTTATATCGAGTATCGCCATGATCGCGATAAAGCGAGAGAGAAGAAAAGTGTTCTCAACCAAGAGATCCAAGGCCTTATTGAACAATCAAATGCCGATCTGTTGAATGAGAATGCCAATAAAGATGGCAAAGTGATTCCAACTCAGCGCGATCTGCTTGCGGGCATCGTGGCTAAACACTACGCCAAAACACACATTCTTCCTCGTGATATCGTACAAGCTCATGAGCAAGGCGATATCCATTATCACGATCTCGATTACGCACCGTTTTTCCCAATGTTTAACTGTATGCTTATCGATCTTAAAGGCATGTTAACACATGGATTTAAGATGGGTAACGCTGAGATTGATACACCAAAATCAATTTCTACAGCAACAGCGGTAACCGCGCAAATCATCGCGCAAGTGGCTAGCCACATCTACGGCGGCACGACCATCAACCGTATCGATGAAGTGCTTGAACCGTACGTGATGAGCAGTTACGAAAAACATTTAGAAGTGGCGCAAGAGTGGGATATCCATGATCCAAAAGCATTTGCACGCTCTCGCACGGAAAAAGAATGTTACGACGCATTCCAATCTTTAGAATACGAAGTAAACACACTGCATACCGCAAATGGTCAAACTCCATTTGTGACCTTTGGCTTTGGTTTAGGCTCTTCTTGGGCGTCTAAATTGATCCAAACTTCGATTTTGAAAAACCGCATTGCAGGTCTAGGTAAAAACAGTAAGACCGCTGTTTTCCCTAAATTGGTCTTTGGCATCAAAGATGGCTTAAACCATAAAGCAACCGATCCAAACTACGACATTAAGCAATTGGCACTTGAGTGTGCGACCAAGCGTATGTACCCAGATATCCTTAACTACGACAAAGTGGTTGAAGTGACAGGTTCATTTAAAACGCCAATGGGTTGCCGTAGCTTCTTAAACGTTTATGAAGAAAATGGCGAGATGATCCACGACGGTCGTAACAACCTTGGTGTGGTAAGCCTTAACCTGCCACGTATCGCGCTACAAGCGCAGGGCAGTGAAGAGCGTTTCTACGAGCTATTGGACGAAAAACTAAGCACCGCACGTCGTGCATTAGAGACTCGTATTACTCGTTTAGAAAACGTCAAAGCGCGCGTTGCTCCTATCCTATACATGGAAGGCGCGTGTGGCGTTCGTTTGAAAGCGGACGATTCCGTTTCTGAAATCTTTAAAAATGGCCGAGCTTCTATTTCTCTTGGTTATATTGGCGTTCACGAAACAATTAATGCCCTATACGGCACTGAGCAACATGTGTTTGACGCCGCAGAGCTACGTGAAAAAGCCGTGGCTGTTATCGCTTACCTAAAACGTAATGTCGATGCATGGACAGAAGAAACAGGCTATGGCTTTAGCTTGTACGGCACACCAAGTGAAAACTTGTGTAGCCGATTCTGCCAAATTGATACTAAAGAGTTTGGCGTAATCAAAGGCGTAACAGACAAGGGTTACTACACCAACAGCTTCCACCTAGACGTGGAGAAAAAGGTTAACCCGTACGACAAAATTGACTTTGAAATGCCATATCCAATGATCTCAACCGGTGGCTTCATCTGTTACGGTGAGTTCCCGAATATGCAGCGCAACGTCGAAGCATTAGAGAACGTCTGGGATTACGCTTATACCCGCGTTCCATACTACGGGACTAACACACCAATTGATGAGTGTTATGAATGTGGCTTTAACGGTGAGTTTGAGTGTACGAGTAAAGGCTTTACTTGCCCTAACTGTGGCAACCACGATTCAGCCAAAGTATCGGTAACTCGACGCGTATGTGGCTATCTAGGTAGCCCAGATGCACGTCCGTTTAACTTTGGTAAACAAGAAGAAGTGAAACGTCGCGTAAAACACTTATAA
- a CDS encoding YeeE/YedE family protein, whose amino-acid sequence MEFTVPWASLFGGMLLGVSASILLLFNGKIAGISGIVSGLLKNKTGDKGWRWLFVLGMIAGGLLGTTAFGAMIPISYDSQLWVLLLGGLLVGLGTKIGNGCTSGHGICGIGRLSKRSLVATCVFMLAAGVTVFVRLHLLG is encoded by the coding sequence GTGGAATTTACTGTGCCTTGGGCTTCATTGTTTGGCGGTATGCTGTTAGGTGTATCCGCTTCGATATTGCTGTTATTTAACGGGAAAATAGCAGGAATTAGCGGCATTGTGTCTGGTTTGTTAAAAAACAAAACTGGTGATAAAGGTTGGCGCTGGCTATTTGTATTGGGCATGATTGCGGGTGGATTACTAGGGACAACGGCGTTTGGCGCCATGATCCCAATCAGCTATGACAGTCAGTTGTGGGTGCTATTGCTCGGCGGTTTGCTGGTGGGGTTAGGCACTAAAATTGGCAATGGCTGCACATCAGGCCACGGCATTTGTGGCATTGGTCGTTTATCTAAACGTTCGCTAGTGGCGACCTGTGTCTTTATGCTGGCAGCGGGTGTTACCGTGTTTGTTCGTTTGCATTTGTTGGGGTAG
- a CDS encoding ArsR/SmtB family transcription factor encodes MNIEDKLTSEATSMKVLKSKADNVASVLKVLSHSERLMVLCQLMEGEKQVADLQNGSLLHQSALSQHLKVLRDNELVQIRKESQKVFYSLKNKQVEQLITSLYQIYCR; translated from the coding sequence ATGAATATAGAAGATAAATTAACCTCAGAGGCCACCTCAATGAAAGTGCTCAAAAGCAAAGCGGACAATGTCGCGTCTGTGCTAAAAGTGCTTTCACATAGTGAGCGTTTGATGGTGCTGTGTCAGTTGATGGAAGGGGAAAAACAGGTCGCTGACTTGCAAAATGGCTCTTTGCTACATCAATCTGCACTCTCTCAACACCTTAAAGTGTTACGAGATAATGAGCTTGTACAAATAAGAAAAGAATCGCAAAAAGTGTTCTACTCACTAAAGAATAAACAGGTAGAGCAACTCATTACATCCTTATATCAAATCTACTGTCGTTAG
- a CDS encoding YeeE/YedE family protein: protein MFKIVSLIAGVLFGLGMAVSGMVDPVKVIGFLDVAGNWDPSLAFVMGGALSVFLPVYLLVIKKREKSVLGLSFSLATNNAIDKRLLTGASIFGVGWGLVGICPGPVISSLGSGNIQAVLFVVAMLTGFAFGDRVTKLK from the coding sequence ATGTTTAAAATAGTGTCTTTAATCGCTGGCGTGTTGTTTGGTTTAGGTATGGCGGTATCCGGTATGGTCGATCCGGTTAAAGTGATTGGATTTTTAGATGTAGCGGGCAATTGGGACCCAAGTTTAGCCTTTGTTATGGGCGGTGCGCTTAGCGTATTTTTGCCGGTCTATCTTCTAGTGATAAAGAAACGAGAAAAATCAGTGCTTGGTTTGAGCTTTTCGTTAGCCACTAACAACGCCATTGATAAACGCTTGCTCACTGGTGCGAGTATTTTTGGCGTTGGTTGGGGATTAGTGGGGATTTGCCCTGGACCGGTTATTTCATCATTAGGCAGTGGCAATATTCAGGCAGTGTTGTTTGTGGTTGCAATGCTAACAGGGTTTGCCTTTGGTGACAGGGTCACTAAATTAAAGTGA
- a CDS encoding FAD-dependent oxidoreductase, with protein sequence MTKILIVGGVAGGASAAARARRLSEDAEIIMFERGEFVSFANCGLPYHIGGDIKDRSKLLLQTPDSFLARFNVDVRVMNEVIAIDRQAKSVTVKNLIDSSEYTERYDFLLLSPGAAPIIPPIAGLDNPLTHSLRNIPDMDRILNTLRSNKPKHATVVGGGFIGLEVMEAFQQLGIKTSLIEMAEQVMTPVDREMAGFVHEEIRNKGIDLKLGVALQSVEHLHHQNSESLKLQLSNGESLDTDILIMAIGVRPETQLAKQAGLRIGATGGIYTNAQMQTSDPSIYAVGDAVEEQDFVTGNPTLVPLAGPANRQGRMAADNMLGREQSYQGTQGTAICKVFDLAVASTGMNEKQLQQSGTAYEKVYVHTASHASYYPGAETVSFKMLFDPQSGKIFGAQAVGKDGVDKRIDVMAVAQRAGMSVQQLQHLELTYAPPFGSAKDVINQAAFVANNIIEGDATPIHFNEIAHLTDEQLLLDVRNPAERKNGNHIAGDINIPVDQLRQRMHELPKDKEIIIYCQVGLRGNVAYRQLVNNGYKAKNLLGGYRTYKIATA encoded by the coding sequence ATGACTAAAATTCTCATCGTCGGTGGCGTAGCAGGTGGTGCATCAGCGGCGGCTCGTGCACGTCGTTTAAGTGAAGACGCAGAAATCATCATGTTTGAACGGGGCGAATTTGTTTCCTTTGCCAACTGTGGTCTACCCTACCATATTGGTGGTGACATCAAGGATCGAAGTAAACTGTTACTGCAAACACCGGACAGTTTTTTAGCTCGCTTTAATGTTGATGTGCGCGTGATGAACGAAGTGATTGCCATTGATCGCCAAGCAAAAAGCGTCACGGTTAAAAATCTCATCGATAGCAGTGAATATACCGAACGCTACGATTTCCTACTGCTTAGTCCCGGTGCTGCGCCAATAATTCCGCCTATTGCAGGGCTTGATAACCCTCTCACCCACTCCTTGCGTAATATTCCCGATATGGATCGTATTTTAAATACGCTACGCAGTAATAAACCCAAGCACGCCACTGTGGTCGGCGGCGGATTCATCGGCCTTGAAGTGATGGAAGCATTCCAGCAACTTGGCATCAAAACCAGTTTAATTGAAATGGCCGAGCAAGTAATGACGCCAGTAGATCGCGAAATGGCAGGCTTTGTCCATGAAGAGATCCGCAATAAAGGTATCGATCTTAAACTTGGCGTGGCCTTGCAATCGGTCGAGCACCTTCATCATCAAAACAGCGAATCACTAAAACTTCAGCTCAGCAATGGTGAGTCCCTTGATACCGATATTTTGATCATGGCGATTGGCGTCCGCCCCGAAACTCAGCTCGCTAAACAAGCAGGGCTTCGCATCGGCGCTACTGGCGGTATCTACACCAATGCACAAATGCAGACCAGCGACCCTTCTATATACGCTGTGGGAGACGCAGTTGAAGAGCAAGATTTTGTCACAGGTAACCCCACCCTTGTACCCCTTGCAGGTCCGGCTAATCGTCAAGGGCGCATGGCCGCAGATAATATGCTAGGTAGAGAGCAAAGCTATCAAGGCACGCAAGGCACCGCCATATGTAAGGTGTTTGACTTAGCCGTTGCCTCAACCGGCATGAACGAAAAACAATTGCAGCAAAGCGGCACAGCTTATGAAAAAGTGTATGTGCATACAGCAAGTCATGCTAGCTACTATCCGGGGGCGGAAACCGTCTCCTTTAAAATGTTGTTTGACCCACAATCAGGCAAAATTTTCGGCGCGCAAGCGGTGGGCAAAGACGGCGTGGATAAACGTATTGATGTAATGGCGGTCGCTCAACGCGCAGGCATGAGCGTACAGCAACTGCAACATTTAGAGCTCACCTATGCGCCACCTTTTGGCAGTGCTAAAGACGTCATTAACCAAGCTGCTTTTGTGGCAAACAACATCATAGAGGGCGACGCAACCCCTATTCACTTTAATGAAATTGCACACTTAACTGATGAGCAGTTACTGCTTGATGTGCGAAACCCAGCTGAGCGCAAAAACGGCAATCATATTGCAGGGGATATCAATATTCCTGTTGATCAACTGCGTCAACGCATGCATGAATTGCCAAAAGACAAAGAGATCATCATTTATTGTCAAGTTGGCCTGCGTGGCAACGTTGCCTATCGCCAGCTAGTCAATAATGGCTATAAAGCGAAAAACTTGCTCGGTGGCTATCGCACCTACAAAATCGCCACCGCCTAA
- a CDS encoding endonuclease/exonuclease/phosphatase family protein — protein sequence MKKIIRKKALAFTCHILLLFCVPAGAYAAGLKLTTWNLAWLSTQSYPQFAESQRDKSDFSTLSRYLQNIEPDLLAFQEVDSIEAIQRVVDSQYTVLLSERALAKHSAKQFSDINQYTGVAFKKDLNVVEHPDLDLNVERGGKLRFATYIEIRSAISSAKAPTSIHLLSVHLKAGCQGKKNRNRSCDIVQKQAQKLNQWIVQRESHGQPYIILGDFNHNLAYKGDWLWKTLTQHTHKAQLASKTSQAKCEIRSNRNPNQTHRFRSLIDHIIVSSDLSYSLPKQNVYAKQDVLNYQLSDHCPVSFSLLD from the coding sequence TTGAAAAAAATAATTAGAAAAAAAGCGCTTGCATTTACTTGCCATATATTGCTTCTATTCTGTGTGCCCGCAGGTGCTTATGCGGCCGGTTTAAAATTAACCACTTGGAATTTAGCTTGGCTTTCTACGCAAAGTTATCCACAGTTTGCGGAGAGTCAGCGTGACAAAAGTGACTTTTCCACCCTCTCTCGTTACCTGCAAAACATCGAGCCCGATCTGCTCGCTTTTCAAGAAGTCGACAGTATTGAGGCCATTCAGCGCGTAGTGGATTCGCAATATACTGTGCTGCTTTCTGAGCGTGCGCTTGCCAAACACTCCGCCAAGCAATTTAGTGATATCAATCAGTACACTGGAGTTGCCTTTAAAAAAGATCTCAATGTAGTTGAACACCCCGACCTAGATTTAAATGTGGAGCGAGGCGGTAAACTGCGATTTGCTACCTATATCGAAATCAGATCAGCAATTTCATCCGCGAAAGCACCTACAAGCATTCACCTGCTCTCAGTGCATCTCAAAGCAGGTTGTCAGGGCAAGAAGAACCGCAATCGCTCTTGCGACATAGTGCAAAAGCAAGCACAAAAATTAAACCAATGGATAGTACAACGAGAAAGTCACGGGCAGCCTTATATTATTTTGGGGGATTTCAATCATAACCTTGCTTATAAAGGCGACTGGTTGTGGAAAACCCTCACCCAACACACCCACAAAGCGCAACTTGCCAGTAAAACCAGCCAAGCTAAATGTGAAATACGCTCAAACCGTAACCCAAATCAAACCCATAGATTTAGAAGCTTGATTGATCACATCATCGTCAGTTCGGATTTAAGCTATTCGCTGCCGAAGCAGAATGTGTATGCTAAGCAAGATGTGCTGAACTACCAGCTTAGCGATCACTGTCCTGTGTCGTTTTCTTTGCTGGATTAA
- a CDS encoding WYL domain-containing protein has protein sequence MKWDQHQRFRLIELIAYWEGRLTTKHLCESFGIGRQQASRDINFYIQHISKTNLIYDSSLKGYVPSECFSAKFITGHAQEFLNLLASQEANANIFAPMEFTGGAACSLPIPVREVNAEHVRKILLAAKGELRLEIAYRSMSQPVAEKRVITPHSIVCTPLRWHVRAYCEKNQQYRDFILSRFEGTLTLLDGSPYNKQQDTQWQRSVDIVFAPDPRLSDKQKAIIQYEYDMQQGTFTVPCRVALLRYTLYALNVYLDYEDTLVGRQQLIVVNRDEILRHMG, from the coding sequence ATGAAGTGGGATCAACACCAAAGGTTTAGGCTAATAGAGTTAATTGCCTATTGGGAAGGTCGCTTAACGACCAAGCATTTGTGTGAAAGTTTTGGTATTGGTCGTCAGCAAGCCTCAAGGGATATCAATTTTTATATCCAACATATCTCTAAAACCAATCTTATTTATGACAGCAGTCTGAAAGGCTATGTGCCCAGCGAGTGTTTTTCTGCCAAGTTTATTACTGGTCATGCTCAAGAGTTTTTGAATCTGTTGGCAAGTCAGGAAGCCAATGCCAATATCTTCGCGCCGATGGAGTTTACGGGCGGAGCGGCATGTTCGTTGCCTATCCCTGTGCGCGAAGTCAATGCTGAACATGTACGGAAAATTTTGCTAGCCGCAAAAGGGGAGCTAAGGCTAGAGATCGCCTATCGCTCTATGAGCCAACCCGTTGCCGAAAAACGTGTCATCACGCCTCATTCTATTGTGTGTACGCCATTGCGCTGGCACGTTCGTGCCTATTGTGAAAAAAATCAACAGTACCGAGATTTCATTTTAAGTCGATTTGAAGGGACATTGACGCTTCTTGATGGATCACCATATAACAAACAACAGGACACTCAGTGGCAACGCAGTGTCGATATTGTATTTGCGCCCGATCCGCGTCTTTCAGATAAGCAAAAAGCGATCATTCAATATGAATATGACATGCAACAGGGCACATTTACTGTGCCATGTCGTGTGGCGCTGCTTCGCTATACCTTGTATGCGCTGAATGTATACCTAGATTATGAGGACACGCTTGTCGGTCGCCAGCAATTGATTGTGGTGAATCGCGATGAGATCCTTCGGCATATGGGTTAG
- the nrdG gene encoding anaerobic ribonucleoside-triphosphate reductase-activating protein, giving the protein MNYHNYYPVDVVNGLGTRCTLFVSGCIHQCRGCYNQSTWSPSSGHLFTQEMEDQVIADLNDTRIKRKGLSLSGGDPLYPGNLEAIFKLVKRVKEECPGKDIWMWTGYVLAELSEEQQQVVNYVDTLIDGKFEKDLADARLEWRGSSNQVIHRFTLD; this is encoded by the coding sequence ATGAACTACCACAATTATTACCCAGTTGACGTGGTCAACGGGCTAGGAACACGCTGCACCTTGTTTGTTTCTGGATGTATCCATCAATGTCGTGGCTGCTACAATCAATCGACTTGGTCGCCAAGCTCAGGGCATTTATTTACCCAAGAGATGGAAGACCAAGTGATTGCTGATCTCAACGATACCCGCATCAAGCGCAAAGGGTTGTCACTCTCTGGTGGCGATCCGCTTTATCCGGGTAATCTTGAAGCAATCTTTAAGCTGGTAAAGCGAGTAAAAGAAGAGTGTCCCGGAAAGGATATCTGGATGTGGACGGGTTACGTTCTCGCAGAGCTTAGTGAAGAGCAACAACAAGTCGTTAACTACGTAGATACTTTGATTGACGGCAAGTTTGAAAAAGACTTAGCCGACGCTCGTTTAGAATGGCGAGGCAGCTCAAACCAAGTCATTCACCGCTTTACATTAGATTAA